The genomic region AGGCGGGCGCGTCACCCCCCCAACGACCAGAGCGCCGAAACGGTTCACCCGGACATGTCACGGCGTCGCGAACCGGGCCTCCGGCATGCATCCGACGAAGGCCCGGGCCGCTGTGGCTACTGACCTGTGCCGGCCGGCTCGCCCGCGGGAACGGGGGTGGCGGACCCACTATAAGGCTGCTGCATGCCACCCGCCGTGCCGGCGGCACCACCGGCGCCCAGGGCGCCATCCTCGGTCCCGCGCATATTATCAGGCATGTTATTGGGCATGCCCGGGCCGCCCTGCGGCATGGCCGATGCGGCCGGGGCCGGGTTCATGCCGGTGCCCCCGCCCGCCGCGAGCGCCTGGTCCACCTGCTGGCTGGCACCGTTGAAATCGCCGCGTCCGAGCGCCTGCCGGGCCGCCGTGATATTCTCGATCATCGGGCTGGCATCCGGCTGGTCGGCGGCCGATCCCACCACCGAGCGGTCGAGCAGGCGGGTCTCGGCCCGCTCCAGCGCCTCCGAGGCCGCGGCGGTACGATGGTGTTGCAGGGCGTCCTGCGCGTTGCGCAGCAACTGCTCGGGGCTGGCGTCGCCCGCGCGCTGTGCCGACACGCCACCTGCGGTCAGCGCGAGCAGCGCGACCGAAGCGAGAAGCACTTTGTGCATTCGGCGTTCTCCCGTGAAAGCGTCGCCGGACCCGGGGAAATTCACCCGGGTCCGGCAGACAGGGAACGCCGAAACGCCTCGATGGGTTCTGATACAGTCTGAAACAACGTCCGGGCGAACGGCACGCACCGGCGGGGACCGGGACGGGCCCGGCCCCCCTGGCCATCAATCCGCCAGCGCCGCCATCTCACCGGCCAGTTCGCGCTGCGGCCGGGCGCCGTAATGGCTGATCACCTCGGCTGCGGCGATGCTGCCCAGCCGCGCGGCGGCAGCGAGCGAGCGCCCGGCCGTGTAGGCCGCCAGGAACCCCGCGGCATAGGCATCGCCCGCGCCGGTGGTGTCCACCACCTCGGTCGGCACCGCCGCGGCGGTCACCGTCTCGGCGCCGCGCAGGATCACGCTGCCGGCCTCGCTGCGGGTCAGCGCCGCCAGCGCCACCTCGCCCCGCACCGACGCGGCCGCCGCCTCGAAGCTGTCGCACTGGTACAGGGCGCAGATCTCGGCCTCGTTGGCGAACAGGATGTCCACATGCCCGGCCACCAGCTCGCGGAAGCCGTCGCGATGGCGGTTCACGCAGAACGCGTCCGACAGTGACAGCGCCACCTGCCGCCCCGCCGCATGCGCCGCGGCGGCGGCCTTGCGGAAGGCCGCCTGCGCCGCCGGCGGATCGAACAGGTAGCCTTCCAGGTAGGTGATGGCCGACTCCGCCACCAGCGCCGCGTCCACCTCGTCCGGCCCGAACGCCACGCAGGCACCCAGATAGGTGTTCATGGTGCGCTGCCCGTCCTGCGTCACCGCGATCAGGCAGCGTGCCGTGGAGGCTCCGCCCGCCAGCGGCGGGGTCGGGAAATGCACGCCCGCCGCGGCGATGTCGTGGCGGAACACCTGGCCGAGCTGGTCGTCGGCCACCCGCCCGAGGAACGCCACCCGCGCGCCGAGCGCCGCGGCGACGGCGCAGCTGTTCGCCACCGAGCCGCCGCTGCTCTCCTGGCCAGCCGGCAGGTCGGCATAGAGGCGCTCGGCGGTCGCTTCGTCGATCAGCGCCATCGCGCCCTTGTGCATGTCGTGCTTCGAGAGGAACGCCTCGTGCACCGGCGCGACCACATCCACGATGGCGTTGCCGATGCCAAGGATGTCGAAGCGGGCCTTTCCGGCGGGCGCGGAACTTGTCATGTGCTGCAGGATCTCCACGGGCGGGGTCGCGCCCCGCCTATCACCCGCCCCCCTGCCCCGCAACCCGCGCCCCCGCAACCCGCCCGCCCGGCCCCCACACTCACCGGAGTTCATCATGACGCTGCTGCTGCCCCCGATCCGCGCCGTGTCCCAGCTCGACGACCCGGTGTTCCTGGGCGTGGTGCTGCGCAGCATCGCCTGGGCCGTGCTGGCCTTCGCGGCGGTGGCGGGGCTGCTGGCCTGGGCCGGGCACGAGGCCGGGCAGAGCTGGGGGCCGAACTGGGCCGGCTGGCTCGGCTATGCCGCCGGCCCGGTGGGCGGCGGGCTGCTGGCGCTGTTCCTGTTCCTGCCGGTCGCGACCGTGATCGCGAGCCTGTTCGTCGATCGCGTGGCCGACGCGGTGGAACACCGCTACTACCCCGCCATCCCGCCGGCCCGCCCGGCCGCCCTGAGCGTGCAGATATGGGACGGCATCGCGCTCGGCGCGCGGGTGCTGGCGCTGCAGGTGGTGGCGCTGCTGCTGTCGCTGCTGCTGCCTGGAATCGGTCTGGTGCTGGGCTGGCTGATCGCCGCCTGGGCGATCGGCCGCGGGCTGTTCGTGGCGGTGGCGATGCGCCGCATGGACCGGGACACCGCCACCGCGCTGTACCGGCGCCAGCGTGGGGCGGTGATCGTGCAAGGGGGCCTGATGGCGGCGATGGGTGTGATACCGCTGCTCAACCTGCTCGCGCCGGTCCTGGGCACGGCGGCGATGGTGCATGTGCTGCACGCCCGCGACTGATACCCGGTTCGGCTTCCCCCATGACACGATCATGGCACGCACCGAGCATTGACACCCGATCCGGCCGCGCCATGGCCCAATATCGGTGGCGCCGGAGATGGAAAGAGGTAATGCAATTGTGTGCCTGTTTCTCCGAACCGGCTGCAGTCCAGTCATGATTGCAACGCAGTGCTCGTTCCAGCACTCAATCCATCTTCACGTCCTGGTTGTTCGCCCGCGCACCACTGTGATAGGCCAACGGCGCCAACGTTCACCCGAGTGAATCGGAGCCCTCGTGTTCAAGCGCCGCAAACCCGATGAAGCCCCGGCTGCCGAGCCGACCCTGAATGCCCCGGCCAGTGGGCAGGACCAGGTGCGCCCGGCCGGAAACGCGGCCCCCGGACCGGACGACGCGACGCGTTCGACCGATTCCGGCCTCGGTGTTCCCCCGTTTCGCCCTGCTCCGCCGAAGGAGGCTCCGCCCATGAGCCGCGCGCCGTTCGCCGCCAATCCCACTGCACCCGTCGGGATCCAGCCGCAGCCGCAGCCAGGGTCCGGCGTGCCACGCCCCGGCATGGCCCCGGTGCGCCCGCAGGTGCGTGAGCCGACCGAGCGCCGCACGCTCGTGGTCGGCCGTGGCATCTCGCTGCAGGGCACGGTGCAGGATGCCGAGCGCCTGGTGGTCGAGGGCACGGTCGAGGCCTCGATGATCCAGGCCGCCGAGTTGGTGGTCTCCCCCGGCGGCGTGTTCAAGGGCGAGGTCGAGGTCGAGGACGCCGAGGTCGCCGGCACCATCGACGGCACCCTGACCGCGCGCGGCAACCTGATCCTGCGTGCCAGCGGCAAGCTGCTCGGCACCGCCCGTTGCCGCCGCCTGCAGGTCGAGGACGGCGGGCAGATCAGCGGCCGCATGGAAATGCTGACCGACCCCGCCCCGGTCTCGCCGCTTCGTACCTCGGCGCCGGTGCCGGCTGCCGCCCCGACCGCGTCCATCGAACAGGACTGAGCGGGACGTTTCGCGCCGCAGCGCTGGGGGTGGCGCTGCTGGCCCCCGCCTGCGTGTCCGCCCCGCCATCGGCGGAGCGGACCTCCGCCCCTGCGGCGCCCCCGCCACAGCGCCCCCCGCCCGCCGCCACCCAGGACCTGATCGGCGCCTCGGCGGAGGACCTGTTCGCCATGTTCGGGCGCCCGGCCTTGCGCCGGCGCGACGGCCCCGCCGAGGTCTGGCTGTACGTGGCGGGCGTGGAGTGCCGGCTCGACCTGATCCTGTTTCCTGACAGCGACGAACCCCGCGTGGCCCATGCCGCCTGGCGACGGGCGGCACGGGTCAGCGAACGCACCTGCCTGCACCGCCTCGATCCCGGCAGCGGGCAGGGCCTGCCCGCCAGGGGATGACGCCGCCCCCGGCGGGCGCAGACGATCTCAGCGTTGCAGCGTCTGGTGCGCGGCGAGAGTGGCGATGTCGACGATCTGGCTGACCGTCGCGTCCATCGGCACCAGTTGCGCCGCGTGCGACAGGCCCATGATCAGCGGCCCGATCGTGCCGCCCCCGCCCAGCCGTGGCGCCAGCCGCGAGGTGATCAGGGCCGAGTGCAGCCCCGGCATGATCAGCACGTTGGCCGGCCCGGTCAGGCGGCAGAACGGGTAGAGCGCCCGGTAGGACTCGTCGAGCGCCACGTCGGGGCTCATCTCGCCGTCATATTCGAAGTCCACGCCGCGGCCGTCGAGGATGGCCACCGCGTCGCGAATGGCATTGCCCGCCGCCGAGATCTGGCTGCCGAAGGTCGAATAGGACAGCAACGCCACCCGGGGCTCGTGGCCGAGCCGGCGTGCCGCCGCCGCGGCGCCGACGGCGATGTCGGCGAACTGCTCGGCCGAGGGGCGGAAATGCACCAGCGTGTCGGCAATGAAGATGGTGGCGCCACGGATGCCCACCATCAGCGTGAGCCCGAAGGCGATGCCGCCGGGGGCGGGATCGATCGCCCGGCCGATATCTTCAAGGCAGACCGAGGTCGCACGGGTCAGCCCGGTGATCATCGCATCGGCCTCGCCGGTCGCGACCATGCAGGCGGCGAAGACGTTGCGGTTCTGGTTGACCAGGCGCTGGCAGTCGCGCAGCAGCAGGCCGCGCCGCTGCTGCCGCTGGTACAGGAAGTCGGTGTAGCGGGCGGTGGATTGCGACAGCCGGGCGTTCAGGATCTCGATGCCGTTGCCATCGCCCAGGCCGAGCGTGGCGAGCGTGGCGCGCACCCGGTCTTCCTGCCCGATCAGCACCGGCGTGCCGTAGCCGGCGTTGCGGAAGGCCACCGCCGCGCGGACGATCTTCTCCTCCTCGCCCTCGGCGAACACTACCCGGCGCGGCTCGGCGCGCACGCTTTCCATGATGGCGTCGAGCGCATTGGCGGTGGGGTCGAGCCGGCCGGACAGCTCGCGGGCGTATTTGCGCAGGTCGGTGATGGGGTGGCGCGCCACACCGGAGTCCATGGCGGCCTTCGCCACCGCCGGCGGCAGGCGGCTGATCAGCCGCGGATCGAAGGCATTGGGAATGATGTAGTCAGGCCCGAAGCGCAGCCGGTTGCCGGCGGCCGCGGCGTTCACCTCGTCGGGCACGTCCTCGCGCGCGAGCTGGGCGAGCGCCTGGGCGGCGGCGATCTTCATGCGTTCGTTGATGGTGCTCGCCCGCACGTCCAGCGCGCCGCGGAAGATGTAGGGGAAGCCGAGCACGTTGTTGACCTGGTTGGGATAGTCGCTGCGGCCGGTGGCGATGATCGCCTCCGGGCTGGCGGCGCGCGCCGCCTCCGGGGTGATCTCCGGATCGGGGTTGGCCAGGGCGAAGATGATCGGCCGGGCGGCCATGCCGCGCACCATCTCCTGGGTCAGCGCCCCCTTCACCGACAGGCCGAAGAACACGTCGGCACCTTCCAGCGCCTCGGCGAGCGTGCGCGCGCTCGTTGTGGCGGCATGCGCGCTCTTCCACTGGTTCATGCCCTCGGTGCGGCCCTGGTAGACCACGCCCTTGGTGTCGCAGAGCAGGATGTTCTCCTGCCGCATCCCCAGGGCCTTGAGCAGTTCCACCCCGGCGATCGCCGCCGCGCCGGCGCCGTTCACCACCAGCTTCGTGCGGGCCAGGTCGCGCCCGGTCAGGTGGCAGGCATTGATCAGCCCGGCGGCGGCGACAATCGCGGTGCCGTGCTGGTCATCGTGGAATACCGGGATGTCCATCAGCTCGCGCAGGCGTTGCTCGATGACGAAGCACTCCGGTGCCTTGATGTCCTCGAGGTTGATGCCGCCGAAACTGGGGCCGAGATAGCGCACGCAGTTGACGAATTCGTCGATATTTTCGGTGGAAATGCAGAGGTCGATGCCATCGACATCGGCGAAGCGCTTGAACAGCGCGACCTTGCCTTCCATCACCGGCTTGCCGGCGAGCGCCCCCAGGTTGCCCAGGCCGAGCACCGCCGTGCCGTTGGACACCACCGCGACCATGTTGCCCTTGGTGGTGTAGTCGTAGGCCGCCGCCGGATCGCGATGGATGCGCAGGCAGGGTTCGGCAACGCCCGGCGAATAGGCGAGCGAGAGATCCCGTGCCGTGGTCAACGGCTTGGAGATCCGCGTCTCCAGTTTGCCGGGCCGACCCGAGGCATGCAGCGCCAAGGCCTCCTCCGCCGAAACGCGCGCCGTGCGCGGATCGGAGCTGCCATTGGTCATGACTTTTATTCCTCCTGCGAGCCGAACGTGCCGGCCCGCGCATCATGGCGGCATGCCGCCAGAGGGGGAAGTCGCACGCGTGTCGGCACGCAATGGTACCGAGGCATCCGGACGCATTCCGGCATTTCCGCCATGCACCGGGAGCAGGCGCGACGGCAA from Rhodovastum atsumiense harbors:
- a CDS encoding adenosine kinase: MTSSAPAGKARFDILGIGNAIVDVVAPVHEAFLSKHDMHKGAMALIDEATAERLYADLPAGQESSGGSVANSCAVAAALGARVAFLGRVADDQLGQVFRHDIAAAGVHFPTPPLAGGASTARCLIAVTQDGQRTMNTYLGACVAFGPDEVDAALVAESAITYLEGYLFDPPAAQAAFRKAAAAAHAAGRQVALSLSDAFCVNRHRDGFRELVAGHVDILFANEAEICALYQCDSFEAAAASVRGEVALAALTRSEAGSVILRGAETVTAAAVPTEVVDTTGAGDAYAAGFLAAYTAGRSLAAAARLGSIAAAEVISHYGARPQRELAGEMAALAD
- a CDS encoding EI24 domain-containing protein — encoded protein: MTLLLPPIRAVSQLDDPVFLGVVLRSIAWAVLAFAAVAGLLAWAGHEAGQSWGPNWAGWLGYAAGPVGGGLLALFLFLPVATVIASLFVDRVADAVEHRYYPAIPPARPAALSVQIWDGIALGARVLALQVVALLLSLLLPGIGLVLGWLIAAWAIGRGLFVAVAMRRMDRDTATALYRRQRGAVIVQGGLMAAMGVIPLLNLLAPVLGTAAMVHVLHARD
- a CDS encoding bactofilin family protein, which produces MSRAPFAANPTAPVGIQPQPQPGSGVPRPGMAPVRPQVREPTERRTLVVGRGISLQGTVQDAERLVVEGTVEASMIQAAELVVSPGGVFKGEVEVEDAEVAGTIDGTLTARGNLILRASGKLLGTARCRRLQVEDGGQISGRMEMLTDPAPVSPLRTSAPVPAAAPTASIEQD
- a CDS encoding NADP-dependent malic enzyme, whose protein sequence is MTNGSSDPRTARVSAEEALALHASGRPGKLETRISKPLTTARDLSLAYSPGVAEPCLRIHRDPAAAYDYTTKGNMVAVVSNGTAVLGLGNLGALAGKPVMEGKVALFKRFADVDGIDLCISTENIDEFVNCVRYLGPSFGGINLEDIKAPECFVIEQRLRELMDIPVFHDDQHGTAIVAAAGLINACHLTGRDLARTKLVVNGAGAAAIAGVELLKALGMRQENILLCDTKGVVYQGRTEGMNQWKSAHAATTSARTLAEALEGADVFFGLSVKGALTQEMVRGMAARPIIFALANPDPEITPEAARAASPEAIIATGRSDYPNQVNNVLGFPYIFRGALDVRASTINERMKIAAAQALAQLAREDVPDEVNAAAAGNRLRFGPDYIIPNAFDPRLISRLPPAVAKAAMDSGVARHPITDLRKYARELSGRLDPTANALDAIMESVRAEPRRVVFAEGEEEKIVRAAVAFRNAGYGTPVLIGQEDRVRATLATLGLGDGNGIEILNARLSQSTARYTDFLYQRQQRRGLLLRDCQRLVNQNRNVFAACMVATGEADAMITGLTRATSVCLEDIGRAIDPAPGGIAFGLTLMVGIRGATIFIADTLVHFRPSAEQFADIAVGAAAAARRLGHEPRVALLSYSTFGSQISAAGNAIRDAVAILDGRGVDFEYDGEMSPDVALDESYRALYPFCRLTGPANVLIMPGLHSALITSRLAPRLGGGGTIGPLIMGLSHAAQLVPMDATVSQIVDIATLAAHQTLQR